ACCAAGATAAGATGGTTGCGGATGTTAAAGAACTTAATCCTAAAGTAAAAGTAATAAAAAGCAGTCTTAAAACAGGTCAGGGTCTTGAGGAAATAATAAAATCAATTGAAGGATTTATGGATAATTAAGATGCATATGTCTTTTTAATAATTACTTTTTTTTAAATAAAAATGATATAAATGGAGATATATTATTCATAAAAGAAATGGACTGGCCGGGATTTGAACCCGGGGCCTCCGCCATGCCAAGGCGACACTCTACCACCTGAGCTACCAGCCCGCATATCAACATTGACCTAATGATATTTAAAGGTAAGTATTTAATGATTTAGGAAGTGAATTTCGTCATGACTGATTTTAAAATAAGGAATGTTAATGAAGAGGATTTCATTGAAATATCAAAGGTTGCAGAGAAATGCAGCCCAGTGACAACTGAAAGAAATGCTATTTATCATCTCTTTACCAAGTTCTTTAAAAACACCTCGCTGGTTGTTGAAAATGTTGAAAACGGGAATATATATGCATTTTTATTGGGTTTAATATCACAAAATGAACCGGAAAATGCATATATCCATCTTCTATGTGTTGATACACATTTCAGAGGGAAAAAATTCGCACCAAAACTAATTAATGAATTTATTCAAATTGTTTCAGAAGCAGGATCTACAAATATATCTCTCCTCAGCAAACCGTCCAACACCAATGCTATAAAATTTTATAACAAACAGGGTTTTATTTCAAAGAAATCAGATGAGACATTTGAAGAAAATAGTATAAATATATATAAAGATTATGATGGTCCCGACCAAGATAAAATTATTTTTTATAAATTTATTTAATCATTTTTTGAAGTATAAATCACATTTTTTTTATATATCATCCAACCCATATTTGATATAGATACTTACAACACCATTTTTAAGTATAATTCTTAGTTAAATGGAATATATACAAATAATTAAAAAGGAGGAAATAGAATGAAAAAAGCTTTGATATTATTGGGATGTCCAGAAGCACCTTCTCAAACACCTCTTGCAATTTATACAACTTACTCACTCAAAAAAGCTGGTTATGAAGTTACAATTGCAAGTACTCCCTCTGCATCAAAATTGCTGGAGGTCTCAGATCCTGAGCAGTTCTATGTAAATAAGAGAGTTGACATTGAATCATGTCTTGAAAATCTTGAAGAAAATATGTACGATCTACTTGTTGGATTTGTTCACAAAGATGCAGCAGTATCCTATTTTGTAACATTTTATCATATTTTAAATACAAAATCACTAGCAATTGTATTTGAAAAGGATGCAAATCTCCTAGAAAAATTTGCTAATGATGTACAAGAAAATACAGATGCAAATATAATATCTGCAAGGGCCTATCACAATCCCACACCATTAAGAGTTAAAATTGACCGAGCAATTAAAGAATTGGAGGATTAAAAATGTCATTCTGTTTAGAATTACATCTACAGCAAACTGAAGATTATGAAATACTCCTATCAAAAGCAGGATTCAAAGAAGCTAAAAAGGTGATAGAGAGTCATTCACCTAAAATATTATACGTCAAACCCGGAGCTAAGGTGTTAGGTGCCCGAATTATTGGACTTCCCCCTATTCCAATAGGTATTGATGAATCAAAGGTTACAATAACTTTACCATATACAAAGCCGTGTCATGGTACTGCAGTTGTTGAATTACCAGTTAAAAAAGAGGAAATAGATAAAGTAAAAGCCATTGCAATAAAATAAATAGTTATAATGCGAATATATAAAATAAAATACAATATTATTCTGCTAATTTATTCAAAATATGGATATTAAGATGATTACAATGTTGACAACAGTTGTGGGAAGTTACCCGGCACAACCAAAGAAACCCCAATCAATAGGTTCCAAGATAACAAATGTATTTGGATCATATGATCAATATATCCCTGCCCTCGAACTTGCTGTGGAAGACCAGATAAATGCAGGTATAGATATCATATCCGATGGACAAGTCAGAGGGGACATGATAGAAATCTTTGCAGAAAATATAATAGGAATGGGTGTTGAGAAAGGTGTTCCAAAGATATTGGGAAAAATACGACCTGCAAACTATTCTCCAGGAGCTTCTGATCTTAAACTGGCATTAAAAAAAGCTCAAAGTATTTCAGCAGATTTTAAATATCCTAATATAACAGAATCTAAATTATTTAAGAAAAATG
This sequence is a window from Methanobacterium sp. SMA-27. Protein-coding genes within it:
- a CDS encoding DUF1894 domain-containing protein is translated as MSFCLELHLQQTEDYEILLSKAGFKEAKKVIESHSPKILYVKPGAKVLGARIIGLPPIPIGIDESKVTITLPYTKPCHGTAVVELPVKKEEIDKVKAIAIK
- a CDS encoding GNAT family N-acetyltransferase produces the protein MTDFKIRNVNEEDFIEISKVAEKCSPVTTERNAIYHLFTKFFKNTSLVVENVENGNIYAFLLGLISQNEPENAYIHLLCVDTHFRGKKFAPKLINEFIQIVSEAGSTNISLLSKPSNTNAIKFYNKQGFISKKSDETFEENSINIYKDYDGPDQDKIIFYKFI
- a CDS encoding DUF1890 domain-containing protein → MKKALILLGCPEAPSQTPLAIYTTYSLKKAGYEVTIASTPSASKLLEVSDPEQFYVNKRVDIESCLENLEENMYDLLVGFVHKDAAVSYFVTFYHILNTKSLAIVFEKDANLLEKFANDVQENTDANIISARAYHNPTPLRVKIDRAIKELED